A genomic window from Desulfovibrio legallii includes:
- the cas2 gene encoding CRISPR-associated endonuclease Cas2 has translation MDGHYLVLYDIADNRRLARAASIVLDYGVRVQRSVYEVYLTQHTLQVLQCRLAAVIDPEEDGVKIFPLCESCAGRRRACGATLPQASEPLPWTVI, from the coding sequence ATGGACGGCCACTATCTTGTGCTGTACGATATAGCGGACAACAGACGCCTCGCGCGCGCCGCTTCCATTGTGCTGGACTACGGCGTTCGCGTACAGAGGTCCGTGTATGAGGTATACCTCACCCAGCATACCCTGCAGGTGCTGCAGTGCCGCTTGGCCGCGGTCATCGACCCTGAGGAGGACGGCGTGAAAATCTTCCCGCTGTGCGAGTCCTGCGCGGGGCGTCGGCGAGCCTGCGGGGCAACCCTGCCGCAGGCGTCCGAACCGCTGCCCTGGACGGTTATTTGA
- the cas2 gene encoding CRISPR-associated endonuclease Cas2, which produces MYALIAYDISDNRTRRKFFSFLREKGLHTQKSVFECVLGQKEFAAVLRMAAALDMQPWDSVVIYPLCRRCAHRAIILGQGIRVTQTDWMVI; this is translated from the coding sequence ATGTACGCGCTCATTGCCTATGACATCAGCGATAACAGGACTCGCCGTAAATTTTTCAGTTTTCTCCGCGAAAAAGGACTGCACACGCAAAAATCTGTTTTTGAATGTGTGCTGGGGCAGAAAGAGTTCGCCGCTGTCCTGCGTATGGCCGCGGCGCTCGACATGCAGCCCTGGGATTCTGTGGTCATCTACCCTTTGTGTCGCCGCTGCGCCCACCGTGCCATCATTTTGGGGCAGGGCATCCGCGTGACACAAACAGATTGGATGGTTATCTGA